A stretch of the Hippoglossus hippoglossus isolate fHipHip1 chromosome 1, fHipHip1.pri, whole genome shotgun sequence genome encodes the following:
- the b3gnt2a gene encoding N-acetyllactosaminide beta-1,3-N-acetylglucosaminyltransferase 2a isoform X1, which produces MQRGGNMPSAFRKAQVLYAMMMLNVFVCVLMIVLWNRGNDKIGPRVALIPTERFWQQQVEKGSFWNKEQRRLDLIYNLTELPHRSDDTRPLDPCDSDYRVPTNISDYNSLPQRFQDFLLHMRCRKYPMLINQPHVCDENPFLLLVVKSLTPHFDRRQAIRETWGRAGVLANRTVATVFLLGNTMSIDHNPDLLPMLDYEAELHKDLLQWDYRDTFFNLTLKEILFLEWFSQNCPHAQYILKGDDDVLVNTVRIIGLLEGLPENKSRDLFIGNVISNAGPHRDRKLKYFIPESVFVGQYPPYAGGGGYVYSGDLALRLHSVSQQVVLYPIDDVYTGMCLRKLGLAPEKNSGFKTFDIEEKYRNNPCVYRSLMLVHSRTPQEIVKIWSWIVRPELECQPLEMGPWRWAPGDGPLKTGP; this is translated from the exons ATGCAGAGGGGGGGCAACATGCCTTCGGCCTTCAGGAAAGCGCAGGTTCTCTACGCGATGATGATGCTCAACGTCTTTGTCTGCGTCCTAATGATTGTGTTGTGGAACCGGGGGAACGACAAGATTGGCCCTCGAGTGGCTCTAATCCCGACCGAGAGGTTTTGGCAACAACAGGTAGAGAAAGGATCATTCTGGAACAAGGAGCAGCGGCGCCTGGACCTCATCTACAACCTCACCGAGCTGCCGCATAGGTCGGATGACACCAGACCGCTCGACCCCTGTGACTCGGACTACAGAGTCCCCACTAACATCTCGGACTACAACTCCCTGCCGCAGAGATTCCAGGATTTTCTTCTGCACATGCGCTGCAGGAAGTACCCCATGCTGATTAACCAGCCCCATGTCTGTGATGAAAACCCCTTCCTGCTGCTTGTGGTCAAGTCGCTGACGCCACATTTCGACCGCCGGCAGGCTATCCGTGAAACATGGGGACGAGCGGGCGTCTTAGCCAATCGTACAGTGGCGACTGTGTTTCTGCTCGGCAACACCATGTCCATAGATCACAACCCAGACCTGCTGCCGATGCTGGACTACGAGGCAGAACTTCACAAAGACCTCCTCCAGTGGGACTACAGGGACACCTTCTTCAACCTCACCCTGAAGGAGATACTCTTCCTGGAGTGGTTCAGCCAAAACTGTCCCCACGCACAGTACATCCTCAAGGGGGACGATGACGTCTTGGTCAACACTGTGCGAATCATCGGCCTCCTGGAAGGCCTGCCGGAGAACAAGTCGAGGGATTTGTTCATAGGGAATGTCATCAGTAACGCCGgcccacacagagacaggaaactGAAGTACTTTATCCCcgagagtgtgtttgtggggcAGTACCCGCCTTACGCTGGGGGTGGAGGGTATGTGTACTCTGGGGATTTAGCGCTTCGCCTTCACAGCGTATCCCAACAGGTCGTCTTGTATCCCATCGATGACGTCTACACAGGAATGTGTCTGAGGAAACTGGGTCTGGCTCCTGAGAAAAACTCTGGCTTCAAGACTTTTGACATCGAGGAGAAGTACAGGAACAACCCCTGCGTCTACAGGAGCTTGATGCTGGTTCACAGCCGGACGCCACAGGAGATTGTAAAGATCTGGTCCTGGATTGTCCGTCCTGAGCTGGAGTGCCA GCCCCTGGAGATGGGCCCCTGGAGATGGGCCCCTGGAGATGGGCCCCTGAAGACGGGCCCCTGA
- the b3gnt2a gene encoding N-acetyllactosaminide beta-1,3-N-acetylglucosaminyltransferase 2a isoform X2, whose translation MQRGGNMPSAFRKAQVLYAMMMLNVFVCVLMIVLWNRGNDKIGPRVALIPTERFWQQQVEKGSFWNKEQRRLDLIYNLTELPHRSDDTRPLDPCDSDYRVPTNISDYNSLPQRFQDFLLHMRCRKYPMLINQPHVCDENPFLLLVVKSLTPHFDRRQAIRETWGRAGVLANRTVATVFLLGNTMSIDHNPDLLPMLDYEAELHKDLLQWDYRDTFFNLTLKEILFLEWFSQNCPHAQYILKGDDDVLVNTVRIIGLLEGLPENKSRDLFIGNVISNAGPHRDRKLKYFIPESVFVGQYPPYAGGGGYVYSGDLALRLHSVSQQVVLYPIDDVYTGMCLRKLGLAPEKNSGFKTFDIEEKYRNNPCVYRSLMLVHSRTPQEIVKIWSWIVRPELECQ comes from the coding sequence ATGCAGAGGGGGGGCAACATGCCTTCGGCCTTCAGGAAAGCGCAGGTTCTCTACGCGATGATGATGCTCAACGTCTTTGTCTGCGTCCTAATGATTGTGTTGTGGAACCGGGGGAACGACAAGATTGGCCCTCGAGTGGCTCTAATCCCGACCGAGAGGTTTTGGCAACAACAGGTAGAGAAAGGATCATTCTGGAACAAGGAGCAGCGGCGCCTGGACCTCATCTACAACCTCACCGAGCTGCCGCATAGGTCGGATGACACCAGACCGCTCGACCCCTGTGACTCGGACTACAGAGTCCCCACTAACATCTCGGACTACAACTCCCTGCCGCAGAGATTCCAGGATTTTCTTCTGCACATGCGCTGCAGGAAGTACCCCATGCTGATTAACCAGCCCCATGTCTGTGATGAAAACCCCTTCCTGCTGCTTGTGGTCAAGTCGCTGACGCCACATTTCGACCGCCGGCAGGCTATCCGTGAAACATGGGGACGAGCGGGCGTCTTAGCCAATCGTACAGTGGCGACTGTGTTTCTGCTCGGCAACACCATGTCCATAGATCACAACCCAGACCTGCTGCCGATGCTGGACTACGAGGCAGAACTTCACAAAGACCTCCTCCAGTGGGACTACAGGGACACCTTCTTCAACCTCACCCTGAAGGAGATACTCTTCCTGGAGTGGTTCAGCCAAAACTGTCCCCACGCACAGTACATCCTCAAGGGGGACGATGACGTCTTGGTCAACACTGTGCGAATCATCGGCCTCCTGGAAGGCCTGCCGGAGAACAAGTCGAGGGATTTGTTCATAGGGAATGTCATCAGTAACGCCGgcccacacagagacaggaaactGAAGTACTTTATCCCcgagagtgtgtttgtggggcAGTACCCGCCTTACGCTGGGGGTGGAGGGTATGTGTACTCTGGGGATTTAGCGCTTCGCCTTCACAGCGTATCCCAACAGGTCGTCTTGTATCCCATCGATGACGTCTACACAGGAATGTGTCTGAGGAAACTGGGTCTGGCTCCTGAGAAAAACTCTGGCTTCAAGACTTTTGACATCGAGGAGAAGTACAGGAACAACCCCTGCGTCTACAGGAGCTTGATGCTGGTTCACAGCCGGACGCCACAGGAGATTGTAAAGATCTGGTCCTGGATTGTCCGTCCTGAGCTGGAGTGCCAGTGA
- the commd1 gene encoding COMM domain-containing protein 1, giving the protein MADAAKSLSGLLNGIVQKVYYEKEEMTEDLLRRELFPDLSEEEFRVLFDKMRGLLRSIATADMDHAQLEAFLTAQTRKQGSGGVTPEQAAALSRFWKSQRVRVRESLLAQSRWEPGLRGLSWRVDLQAAASRADAAHSGPVALVELELGRAGQDSEFVCLEFDEAKVNQMLKKMADIQESVDRIVQHT; this is encoded by the exons ATGGCGGACGCAGCGAAGTCTCTGAGCGGTTTGTTGAACGGAATCGTTCAGAAAGTTTATTATGAGAAAGAAGAGATGACGGAGGATCTGCTGAGGAGGGAACTGTTCCCAGATCTGTCCGAGGAGGAGTTCAGGGTCCTGTTCGACAAGATGAGAGGCCTGCTGAGG TCTATTGCCACAGCTGACATGGACCACGCCCAGCTGGAGGCCTTCCTCACAGCTCAGACCAGGAAGCAGGGCAGCGGGGGGGTGACCCCCGAACAGGCCGCCGCCCTCTCTCGCTTCTGGAAGAGCCAGCGAGTCCGTGTGAGGGAGAGTTTACTGGCTCAGAGCCGCTGGGAGCCCGGTCTCAGGGGCCTCTCCTGGAGAGTGGACCTCCAGGCTGCAGCCAGCCGGGCGGACGCTGCCCACAGCGGCCCAGTCGCTCTGGTGGAGCTGGAACTGGGCAGAGCTGGACAG gactctgagtttgtttgtctggAGTTTGATGAAGCCAAAGTCAACCAGATGCTGAAGAAGATGGCCGACATTCAGGAGAGCGTGGACAGGATCGTTCAGCACACCTGA